One window of Streptomyces sp. SUK 48 genomic DNA carries:
- a CDS encoding pyridoxamine 5'-phosphate oxidase family protein: MAERPTPGHGAPEPEDGLARGDLGRRLQRRRTELGLSREEVAERAGMAEAYVAHLEQHSTAAPDSGTLLRLAGALRTSPQELGGGHAGLPSGLGQAARNPRMGELGEQECRELLSTHGVGRFSVSTEGAPVVLPVNYTVVDGAIVFRTREGSVIGQGLDREVAFEVDRVDDALSEGWSVLVRGTARVVDDPAEAERLAERAYSTPWAGGDRDLWVRIEPTAYTGRRIEAG, from the coding sequence ATGGCAGAACGCCCCACACCCGGGCACGGCGCGCCCGAGCCGGAGGACGGCCTCGCGCGGGGCGATCTCGGACGCCGGCTCCAGCGGCGCCGGACCGAACTCGGGCTCAGCCGCGAAGAGGTGGCCGAGCGCGCCGGGATGGCCGAGGCGTACGTCGCCCATCTGGAGCAGCACAGCACCGCCGCGCCCGACTCCGGCACCCTGCTCAGGCTCGCCGGGGCGCTGCGCACCAGCCCGCAGGAACTCGGCGGCGGACACGCCGGGCTGCCGTCCGGGCTGGGGCAGGCCGCCCGCAATCCCCGGATGGGCGAACTCGGCGAACAGGAGTGCAGGGAGTTGCTGTCGACGCACGGCGTCGGGAGGTTCTCCGTCAGCACCGAGGGCGCGCCCGTCGTCCTGCCGGTGAACTACACCGTCGTGGACGGCGCGATCGTGTTCCGCACCCGCGAGGGTTCGGTGATCGGCCAGGGACTCGACCGCGAGGTGGCCTTCGAGGTGGACCGGGTGGACGACGCGCTGAGCGAGGGCTGGAGCGTGCTGGTGCGCGGGACCGCCCGCGTGGTGGACGATCCCGCCGAGGCGGAGCGGCTGGCCGAGCGCGCGTACAGCACCCCGTGGGCCGGCGGGGACCGCGATCTGTGGGTGCGGATCGAGCCCACGGCGTACACGGGCCGTCGTATCGAAGCGGGATGA
- a CDS encoding CBS domain-containing protein, with amino-acid sequence MNQSTIGELMTGDVVTASETMSSAAVARLLDRYGIGGLPVIDHDDKVLGVVSASDLVRERAARRAQAPDEPVREAPARDLMSTPAVTVHPEQRVSDAARLMERRGVERLPVVDEEDRLIGIVTRRDLLRVFLRGDDEIRRQVSEEIVSGELGLPPEAVTVSVRDGVVTLAGGAELRGDIARAGFAAWRLDGVVGVVNLVPSATPEGVARPG; translated from the coding sequence GTGAACCAGAGCACGATCGGCGAGTTGATGACCGGCGATGTCGTCACCGCGTCGGAGACGATGTCGTCCGCGGCCGTGGCCCGGCTGCTGGACCGGTACGGGATCGGCGGGCTGCCGGTGATCGATCACGACGACAAGGTGCTCGGCGTCGTCTCGGCCTCCGACCTGGTGCGCGAACGGGCCGCCCGGCGGGCGCAGGCTCCCGACGAGCCGGTACGGGAGGCACCGGCACGCGATCTGATGTCGACGCCCGCCGTCACCGTCCACCCCGAGCAGCGGGTCTCCGACGCCGCCCGGCTGATGGAGCGGCGCGGCGTGGAGCGCCTGCCCGTGGTGGACGAGGAGGACCGGCTGATCGGCATCGTCACCCGCCGTGACCTGCTCCGGGTCTTTCTGCGCGGGGACGACGAGATCCGCCGGCAGGTGTCCGAGGAGATCGTGTCGGGCGAGCTGGGCCTGCCGCCGGAGGCCGTCACGGTGTCCGTGCGGGACGGTGTCGTCACCCTCGCGGGCGGCGCGGAACTGCGGGGCGACATCGCCCGCGCCGGTTTCGCGGCCTGGCGGCTGGACGGGGTCGTCGGCGTGGTCAACCTGGTGCCGTCGGCGACGCCCGAAGGGGTGGCGCGCCCGGGATGA
- a CDS encoding universal stress protein, which translates to MAGRIAVGVDGSPQSVAAAHWAAQEAVRRGSELVVAHAWVTDVRPAPLATRDSTERGWAERVLREAVDSVRAAHPTLAVTGRLIADSPVPALLSVAADTDTLVVGTLGLGRAAGVLVGSVSLRVAGRAPCPVVLVRAGRCAADEHLPAAPGLAPDEIPSIPYRAVVLGLDVDSACDEPIGFAFEAARRRRTELRVCHVHEPDGGATPEGAAAAEHAVVALLRPWHEKYPDVSVATTVTEGRAGDGLVRATDGAGLVVVGRRISGSRLGERLGRVAHAVVQHAECPVAVVPHD; encoded by the coding sequence ATGGCTGGTCGTATCGCGGTGGGAGTCGACGGGTCCCCGCAGAGTGTCGCCGCCGCTCACTGGGCCGCGCAGGAGGCGGTGCGCCGGGGCAGCGAACTGGTCGTGGCGCACGCGTGGGTCACCGATGTGCGGCCGGCACCGCTCGCGACCCGGGACAGCACGGAACGCGGCTGGGCGGAGCGGGTGCTGCGGGAGGCGGTCGACAGCGTGCGCGCGGCGCATCCGACGCTGGCCGTGACCGGCAGGCTGATCGCCGACTCGCCCGTGCCCGCGCTGCTGTCCGTGGCCGCCGACACGGACACGCTGGTGGTGGGCACGCTCGGGCTCGGCCGGGCCGCCGGGGTCCTCGTCGGCTCGGTCTCGCTGCGGGTCGCGGGCCGCGCCCCGTGCCCGGTGGTCCTGGTGCGGGCGGGCCGCTGCGCCGCCGACGAGCATCTGCCGGCCGCTCCCGGACTCGCGCCGGACGAGATCCCGAGCATCCCCTACCGCGCCGTCGTGCTCGGCCTGGACGTCGACAGCGCGTGCGACGAACCGATCGGGTTCGCCTTCGAGGCCGCCCGGCGCCGCCGCACCGAGCTGCGCGTGTGCCATGTCCACGAGCCGGACGGCGGCGCCACACCCGAGGGGGCGGCCGCCGCCGAGCACGCCGTCGTCGCGCTGCTGCGGCCCTGGCACGAGAAGTACCCGGACGTGTCCGTCGCCACGACCGTCACCGAGGGCCGGGCGGGGGACGGACTCGTGCGGGCCACGGACGGCGCCGGGCTCGTGGTGGTGGGCCGCCGGATCAGCGGCAGCAGGCTCGGCGAACGCCTCGGCCGGGTCGCCCACGCGGTCGTCCAGCATGCCGAGTGCCCGGTCGCGGTCGTACCGCACGACTGA